TATGTTTTTAAGGGCTGTTGGCGGGTCGACCACAAGCTTTGGCCAGCCTATCTATACGATGCAAAGGGCAATTTCTGCGCAACAGCAGATCCAAGGAAATGTGATGGGTATATCGTCAGGGTTAAGGACGGTTTGTCGGACAGATGGGTATATCGAGCACTGCATTGCCCGTGGGCATCAGCTGAATCCATTTGAGCCTTTCTCCACATTTTTGCGATGGATACGGCAGGGGGTGGCGCGCCTTAATCAAGGCTTTGCATTGATAGGATTCCTGGGCCCTAACAGTGGTCATGCCATTGCAATTCAAGTACAGAATGGTAATACCTGGAGACTTTTTGACCCCAATTTTGGCTCCTTTGTATTTAACGGATACAACCGCTTTAAGACTGAGTTACATCAGCTGGCTTTGATTTACCTGGCGATGGGCACTGCCGGTGGAAGCTGGATGATTTCAACTTTTAGATAAGTAAGTTGGTTTGTTTTATTGTCTAGGTATCACAGGGTCACTTAAGTGACCCTGCGTGTTGAGTTTAAGTGCCAACGTATACTAAAAACCTAGATCGCAGTAAAAGTTCTGATGAGTCAAATAGGGGGCAGGCACTTCCAATTTTAACAATGACTACTTGGCAGCGATGCACTCAATTTCAATTTGGGCGCCCAGCGCTAGGGACTTCACTGCAAAAGTAGTCCTTGCAGGGTAGGGGTAGGCAAAAGCCTTTTGGTAGATGTTGTTGAACTCAGGGAAATTCTTGATATCTGTTAAAATGACCGTGCATTTAACAACATCTTTCATTTCGTAGTCGTGGCGCTCCAGAGTTTGCTTTATATTGTCTAGAGTCTGTTTGGTCTCCGCAGAGAATCCCCCTTGGGCTAACCGCTTAGTCTCCGGTGAAAACCCTATTTGGCCGGAAAGAAATAGCTGGTTGCCAACTTTTACAGCCTCTGAAAATGGTAGCTTTGAGACTGATCCTGTTGGGTTCAGAAATTCAACCTGCTCAGTGTCCTTTGCATAGCTGAAACTGGAAAGCGTAATAGTGAAAAGTGTAGGAATTAATGCATTTATAGGTGATGTCTTTATCTTCATGGGAATATTTTCTTATAAATTTGCTGCCAAACAATCTGGGCTAGGTCTAGGGGGTCTAAATAATTCCGTGATGCCTCTGGCCCACAATCAAGGCGCGGCTTGGCAAGAAGTGTCCAGATCTTTCAAAAAGTCACAACGCAGGGTGTGAATCGCTCTGAAAGCCCCGTGGAGGAGCCCTGAAGGCTCGCAGAGATATTACGGAATTATTTAGAGGCTCCCTAAAGCCCTCTTGCTGCGCAGATAACTTCATTCCACTCCATATCTGAGTGCCATTCTTATTGGGTAATAGTGATCAGGGATATCTGAATCGGGAATAGGTACGCCATTCCCTCTCTAAGCCATTCAGGCTTAAGTATTGTATTCAGTGGGCCGATCTCTTTAAATTGAAACCAGTGCACCATTTCATGTTGAGTAATATAGACCTGCCAGGATCTCGGCGCAATTACAGTGCCCGAGTAAGGGAAAGATATGGCCCTCTCTTGCCTGCCGCCAAATGAACGGTAACACTCGACAGTTGAGCAATAAACAAAAGTAGGTTGGCTATTTAGTAGAAGACTGTTTCTGTTCAGTAAATCATTCGCTGATCGATATAGTACGGTTGCTTCTGCGAGCCTTTTCTTATCTTCAACGCAAGCAAGGCCATTACAATTAACACCGTTAAGTTGAGGGAGGAAGAGTCGGATAGCAGGAAAAGATATCCATAATAGTATCGGGACTGATGCGAATACTAGTAGAGCCAAGGGTCTGAACATAAATTGGATTGCCTCTGCACTTTGGGTTACTTGCGATAAAGGGCGAAACAATTAAGAAAAATCTAGAATTGAATTGATCTTGGCTCCGGTATTATCAAAAACGGGGAGCTCGCCCGTGTTTCCAAGTAATTAAATACGATTTTTCATTATAATAATTTACTTTGGAGTTAGCGCCATTCCCTCTTCTGAACGTATTGAAATTGATAGAAGGTCGACGTTGCCAGCTCATCGAGTATCTATGTTTTTATTGGCAACTTCACCACCTATATTGGTGTCTGGGTTTAGTAGACCGCTGCATGCCAGCTGGTGGGAGGTTGATAAGTGTCCACTAGGGGGGATGCTGACTCCAAGCGCTGTAGGGTTTGGGTTGCTGTAATGCTTAACCCAAAACTCAGTTGCTTTATGAATGAAGCTTCCTTCGTACTCTATTGATGTGAAGTGCTACTCCAACCCAATTCTGCCTTCATCAATCTGAAGCCGCCAGCCTAGAGATCGTCAGCATTTATTTTTTTAGGCTTGTTCGTAACGCAGTGCTTGTGGGCATTTGTTAAATCTGCAACTTCCTTCAGAATCGGGTGCTTCCCCTGCCTACTGATGACCATAAAGAGTAGTCAGCCGTCTTGATGAGAATCTCACAACTAATGCTCTAGCTGTATTTATCGCTAGACCTAAAAACTATCAGTAATGGGAAGTAGGGGCTCTATTTTCTTCGCTCAGCAAAAACTCTAACTAGATTTGTATCGCTTGAGGAGGGTAGAGGTTAGCGCACAAAATTTGCACTAAAAGATATGTAAATTATTGATTTCAAAGATCTGATTGGTGCCCGGGGCCGGACTTGAACCGGCACGGCCGTGAAGCCGGGAGATTTTAAGTCTCCTGTGTCTACCAATTCCACCACCCGGGCAGATCCTTTGCGAGAGAGGGCGATGTTTGATAATTGCCCTTCATTCTCACTTTCATTGCAATCAACAGGATACTGCAATGAAGAGGAAAATGGAGGCTAGGGTCGGAATCGAACCGGCGTACACGGAGTTGCAGTCCGCTGCATGACCACTCTGCCACCTAGCCTTTTTTATCCGCCTTTGGCGGAAAAGAACGCTGCGAATTCTATCTGATAAATCCTAGCGTTTTCTTATACTTACGTGCGTTTCGCTGTGTAAGTGGGCGCCATTTTAGGGACTCTAGAGGATTAGTCAAGCATTGTTTTCATCAATGTTGCAAACAAGTGAAAAAAAGTAGGAAAAGTTACCTTCTGATGGTGGGGGAGGGCTGTAATAACTTTTAGCACTGGTGCTCAAGAACCTATTTCCATTTGTTCTAAATTAATCTTCAGGTGTGCTGGCAATCTGTGACCTGTGTTCGATACTGTCTTTATCTGGCTAACACATCTCCCCCAACGTGTTTAGTAATGCTGGTAGGGTGGCTCACATGGCTGCCACCCGGAAGCAAGGATGAAATCCTCCAAGTTTCACTCCTAATGGTCTTGGCCCTGACGCTCTCCCCCCCGTCGTCAGGGCTTTTTTTTGTCTGCTATTTATTGGAGTCTTTCGCCAGGTCTGTCAGGTTTTCTGTGGCTAATGCATCCACGGGTTTACCGGCTGCTTTCTCAGATAGGGACCTAAACCTTTCCAGAGTCACTTCACCGCGTGCTTGAGCCAGTTCTCGTGCGACGTCATCAATACTTGCCTTGCCATTGCTGGCCTCGCGAATCTCTTTATCCAGTTGCTGCATTACCCCGGCCGCACGGGCGGTAATGGGGCCGGACGAGCGTTCGACTAATAGTGAAGGAGCCTTCTTACCCCACTTGATCAGTTTATCCATCGCCTCCTGATAGCGGGTCTCACTGATGCCACCAGTTCGCCGTAAAATCTCCAGGGAATAAAACTCAGCCAGTCCCTCTACAATCCAATCACTCTCATCGTCACCGTGAATTCCCGTGCCCACATGAACTAATTCGTGGATCATGCTGCTGGTGCGGTTGCCGCTGATCAATGGTCGATCAGCATGCATATATAGAGAGCGTGTCCCCGACAGCCCGCCGCGCCACATGGGGTCGTCAGCGGTTACGATCAATAGATGATCAGGGAAGAGGGGGAAGATTTTCTTGAGCTCTGGCAGGTTCCAATTTAGGAAGGCCAGGATGTCTTGCCGCCGAATGTTCTCATTTTTAGGGCCTGCAACACGGGTTTCAGTGCCGGCAATCATATCCTGCCGACTGCCAATTTTCCCTACAATCATCCAGCCCTTGGGTCTTACAAACTTACGCTTGGGGTCAGATAACTCGTATAGGTTATCTTCGATCTCAGGGTAGGGCAGGGCCGCATACCATTGGTCAGGAAGTTCCAGCTTAAGGCGGGCGGTAGAGCGGCCACGGCTGGTTGCCGATACCGGTGCAATCAATTTATCGCTGCGGAGAATTGCCCAGTCTTTGGTGATCCGTGAGTCGTAGCCACCGTTGCTACGCTGGTTATCTATGACAAAGCGGTACTTGAGGACGGGGTTCTTCCCTTCGGGTTGCCAGGTTGCTTTGTCGCCCTCGATCTTTAGAGGGGTGTCACTTTCCAGGTCCTGATAGCGGCCAGAGCGCAAGTTAAGAACGAGCTTACTTGGCATATCATCACCGCTGAGCGCCATTTCCACCTCAGCCAGCTTGGAGTTGGGCGAGATCTCTGCACTGTAAAGAATCTCATAAGCCTGAAGAGCAGGGGATAGAGTGGCGAGTAATAGCGGCAGTGTTAGTAATCGTTTAAGCATCATTTCTTCAGCGGGAAATCCAATAATTAGTCGTTTCGACAGTATCTAAGCCTACAGGTGCCCTTGTGTCACCTGCAAGCAAACTGGTCACAAGCTAGCCAGTTATGAGGTGACAGTTTTGTGCCGTCAGGTTTCATTGGATTGGTTTTCAGATATGTACCACTTAAAAAGAATACACTTACAAAGTCGTTATCATATGGTGGCGCATTCTATTAAGCATCTCCCGTATAAGTAAACAAGAAGATAGATATGGGTGGGTCGGCACAAACATCTTTTGAGAGGGCTGAATTAGTGGGCAGGCTGAATTAGTGGGCAGGCATGCTGACAAAGTGGGAATTGAGCGCTACGAAGGACAAGACCGCAGCATAGCTGCGGTCTTGAAAGGTCTTTTGCAGTCTAACTAACGATGGAGACAGAGCTACCAATATCTGATTGCGCGGGGATCAACGAACTGCATAGCGTAGGCGCTCAGGGCAAATCCATCTGGAAAACTGCTTACCATTGGTTGCTGGGGGTTAACCGCGGCTATTTCGGAAGGGTAATAGCCTCCCGGCACAAACTGCCCCTGCCAACTGGGTGTAGCTTGAGGGGGTAGCCCTGTAACGGACTCATAGTAAACCCAGAGTATGGAGTGGCTGGGGAGGGGCCTTGCGCGGTAGCGGCATGAGTAGCCGCGGCCCTTGCTTGCTCTTTGGCGGACTCAAAAGCGGAGTTGATACCGAAAAGCTTGGGAACACCTGCGCCAACTCTCTCTGCCCCGAGGGGCATTGGTGCGGCCAAGGATTGGATCAGTTGGAATAAGGCGGTCACTCTGGATACATCTTTCTGCCGGAGCGCACCTTTAAATAATGGATGGTGGGCAAGTAGTAGTGCTGCCAAACCGGTAATATGCGGCGCGGCCATTGATGTACCTGACTGAACATCGAAGCCTTTGTCAGGCACAGACGAAACGATACCCACACCAGGTGCGGCAACAGAAATTTCCTGGCCGAAAGCGCTAAACCTAGGAACAAATAGACCGTCGGCTGATGCTGTTGAGGGTATTACTGTTTGCGCTTCCCAGGAATCTTTGGGGAATTCATTGAGCATTCCAAGAGCGCCTACAGCCATAGCATTTGGGGATCTGGCTGGGTACTGGACTGCCCCGCCATTGTTGCCAGCGGCAACTATACAGGCGATACCATGTTGGACTGCTTCCTCGATTTGCTGCTCAACAGCCTCTGATGAATCAGAGCTGCCCAGGCTCATATTCACCACATCAACGCCGAGCTCTATGCAATGTGAGAGCGCATCAATCAAGCTACTAAATTGCCCGCCGGGGAAAACTTTGAATACATAGATTTCGGCTTCAGGAGCAAAACCGCGTATTGCCTCGGTGCCAGAGGGTTGGCCTGTAATAATTCCCGCACAGTGGGTTCCATGGCCGACGATATCTTCTGCCCAGCTATTGGCATCGTAATTATTGGTGACATCGATACCATTCTTTAAGTGGCTCAGTATTGGGTGCTTATTGTCCGCACCGGAATCGATGATTGCGATTTTGATACCTTTGCCGGTGTATTCATCGGGTAGCTGGTCCAGGCCCATGTACTTTTGCCCCCAGCCATAGGAAGCATCATTGGGGAAGTTGGGTATGGCTTCGCTTAGGGGTTGGAGTTTCACCAGGTTTACACCGGTGAGGGATAGGGAGGGGCTGCGAATATATTTGTTCCAGAAATCTTTGGCTGGGCGGATCAGAAGTGATTTCACTTGAGCACCGCCGCTTTGCGCAAAAATACTGAGCGCGACTTCCCCTTTATTGTTGGTGACACCTTCTTGAGGAAAGCCCGCACTTTCAACAATTATTTGTGCGTCGCGTATGGGCTCACCTTTTGCACCGATAACGCGGAAGTGCACCTGCTGTGCCTGGATGTGGTATTCGCGCAATAGTCCGGGTTGCTGTGCAAAAACTGCGGAAAAGGTCGGTGAATAGCTCGCTTGCCCGTAAGAGAGAAGTGAGTCCAGTTCAACGGCGACGTTTGGTGGTGTGGTCTGGTAAAGTGCCGCAGCAGCATCCACATCCATACGGACTTTGTAAATATTGGTGGCCTCATCTGCGGAGGACAGCGTTTTTAGTTTTCTGCCGGGGCGTATTTCACGAAGTACCTCACAACCTGCCTGCCTGGCAATAGTGGAAATCACATGGTGCATTGAGCCCGAGCTCAATGGCTGTACGCCCATGGATTTAGCCATCAGGCTGCGGCGGGGTGAAATAAGTAACTCGACTTTCTCTGCAACCTCGACCGAAGGTTCTCCTGCGGCCTTTTCTTGTCGGGATTCAGTCATGTTCATGTTCCTTCGCTTTCAGTGCGGTACTGATTTAGTACGCGTGTGAAACGTCTGAAAGTGGTGAATCGAGTGGGTTTCAGCCTCAATTGAGAGGGTGGACAGGTTGATCCGGATCAATAATTACTTTGCCTCTCAATTTCTTTCTTAGGTCGTCGACGGCATCGGGTGTAGCCACAAGGGTGACGTTGCTTTTGCGCAAAGTAACGTCCTTAACATCGGGGCAATTTGAAGCTTCCTTCACCAGCTCCTCTAGCTCCAGAGTGCTAGCTGATACCTTACGATTGGGTACGGCTACATATTGCTCAAACTTCTTCATTTTCTTCTCATTGTGACTGCGCCATCCAAAATAGGTCAGGGTCGAACCCACCCCCAGGAAAAGGGGCGTGAAGCCCCTTTTTTTGCATTTTCAGTGCAGATAAGCCTGTTGCTGAAAGGCTGAGTTGGGTTGCGGCATTGCCTGATAGGGCAGTGGTTGCCCGATACCACTCAAATTCTGAAAAGGTTGCTGTGGCGGCTGCGGGAAAGCCTGGAATGGCACCGGTTGACTCAGTGGTGCAAAAGCCTGCGGGGGAACCGACCCATACTGCTCTGGAGCCACAGGTGCCAGTTGATTTACCGGTTGGCCGACATAGGTCTGAGGAATGAGGTGTGGCGCGAATTGCGGTGCGGCCTGGTAGGGTAGTAGGTGGCTAAGGCGCGCCAAGTTGTTAAGGAGTTGACCTTGTTGGGGCGCACCAATGTAGTTACCAAGAACAGGTGCGGCACGGCTAACCAGCTCACCGAGGAGACCTTGCGGTGCCAGTTGCGGAGCGGTTTGGTAGGGCAGGAACTGTCCTAGCTGGGCGGCTGTATTGATTAGCTGTGCCTGAGGGTTATTGATGTAATTGGCCAAAACAGGGGCCGCGCGGTTTATCAATTCGCTGAGATAGTTCTGGGGGACAAACTGATGAGCGAACTGGGGTGGAATCTGTGGAGCGAGCTGCTGAGGAATGTGGGGCGCTAACTGTTGTGGAAGCTGCGGTGCAGCCTGGAAGGGCAGTACTTGGCCCAATCCGCCGAGTGCATTGATCAATTGACCTTGTGGTCCACCGACAATGCCACCAACTACCGGAGCTGCACGGCTAATAAACTCTCCCAGCAACCCTTGTGGTGCTAACTGTTGAAGCGGTAGGTATGGCTGGGGGGAGTGAGTCCGACGACCGGATT
This DNA window, taken from Microbulbifer sp. VAAF005, encodes the following:
- a CDS encoding YopT-type cysteine protease domain-containing protein, with protein sequence MFNPKLIETEFLLDQANYIQPGVHNDVRRGVCYALSYMWVRLGLQPGGHINMHLQAGLQQCYHNTGIGNALNRAAPGMFLRAVGGSTTSFGQPIYTMQRAISAQQQIQGNVMGISSGLRTVCRTDGYIEHCIARGHQLNPFEPFSTFLRWIRQGVARLNQGFALIGFLGPNSGHAIAIQVQNGNTWRLFDPNFGSFVFNGYNRFKTELHQLALIYLAMGTAGGSWMISTFR
- a CDS encoding Rid family detoxifying hydrolase yields the protein MKIKTSPINALIPTLFTITLSSFSYAKDTEQVEFLNPTGSVSKLPFSEAVKVGNQLFLSGQIGFSPETKRLAQGGFSAETKQTLDNIKQTLERHDYEMKDVVKCTVILTDIKNFPEFNNIYQKAFAYPYPARTTFAVKSLALGAQIEIECIAAK
- a CDS encoding S8 family serine peptidase; its protein translation is MTESRQEKAAGEPSVEVAEKVELLISPRRSLMAKSMGVQPLSSGSMHHVISTIARQAGCEVLREIRPGRKLKTLSSADEATNIYKVRMDVDAAAALYQTTPPNVAVELDSLLSYGQASYSPTFSAVFAQQPGLLREYHIQAQQVHFRVIGAKGEPIRDAQIIVESAGFPQEGVTNNKGEVALSIFAQSGGAQVKSLLIRPAKDFWNKYIRSPSLSLTGVNLVKLQPLSEAIPNFPNDASYGWGQKYMGLDQLPDEYTGKGIKIAIIDSGADNKHPILSHLKNGIDVTNNYDANSWAEDIVGHGTHCAGIITGQPSGTEAIRGFAPEAEIYVFKVFPGGQFSSLIDALSHCIELGVDVVNMSLGSSDSSEAVEQQIEEAVQHGIACIVAAGNNGGAVQYPARSPNAMAVGALGMLNEFPKDSWEAQTVIPSTASADGLFVPRFSAFGQEISVAAPGVGIVSSVPDKGFDVQSGTSMAAPHITGLAALLLAHHPLFKGALRQKDVSRVTALFQLIQSLAAPMPLGAERVGAGVPKLFGINSAFESAKEQARAAATHAATAQGPSPATPYSGFTMSPLQGYPLKLHPVGRGSLCREAITLPK